ctcgatagtttcttgttgtactgactgcaaccttaccatcctttagaACTAagatttggggtttgggggagcccatagttcTACCTGctcagtcttcagcagccattccTGGAatcccttcctggttctagcttgggtggagagggggcctgtgTGCTGATTATATTCATACATGGTTAGTcgttagggcattgtccctgtctcattgcctctgccattcatgagcgacctttaacctttaagagtAAATTTctgaagtttatatttttttttgcagttttatagCTGAATTTGAATATTTATCGGAAAACTAATTTCCTATATTTTCCTTGTCATTTGGCAATATTCCTGTACTTTCTATTTTACGTGTTACTAACTCCATTTTCCAAGCAATTTCTTGATCTTTATTCTATTTCCTCCGCAAACACTTTATCTACAATCCCTCTGCTAAACTTTATCACGTTCATACGATATCAATTTTCAAAATCTAcaatttcttaattatttaatcATGTCTTCCAATTCCTTCAACAATATTTCTATCGCTATTTTAATTTctcatcgtcttccactgtcttggggatagagttctcttgcttgagggtacactagggcattctattcttacttatttttcttcctcttgattttttatgctttatagtttatatatgaaagatttattttaatgttattactgttcttaaaatatttaattttgttgttcattacttctcttgtggtctatttatttccttgtttccttttcttactggccAATTTTTCCTGTTAGAGTCCTTTGGCGTATAGCATCTGGCCTTTCTAACTAGGTTTTTGtcttagcttgtaatagtaataatgatattgataataataatgaggctgtTTAATCACCCATGTCTTCTTCAACTCTCCTTATCTTAGTCAAGCCTTCTCCTGCCAAAGGTTTGAAAATTTTTGATAGTATtctgcagcctctctctctctctctctctctctctctctctctctctctctctctctctctctctctctctctctctctctctctctctctctctctcaagatctacTGTTACCGCATTCCCATGATTCATTTGAAATTCAAACTTCCTTTGACTTCTGGCAATTTCAAACGTGGTACTTGTGTTATCATGGGAGCTCATAAAATGTTATTCAACTTGAATTACACATTTGATACCAATATGATTTAGACTTTTGTCTTCAATGACTATTGGTAAATCGAAGGGAAGATCCTAAACACATCTAAACTTCAAAGATTGTATAATAGAATGAATtaattatttgaagttttctggcatcctgacatcgaaggtcattgacgccgtgcaTATTAGACTTGGTAGTCATATTCCTTTATAGAAAGGAAATATTTAGTGTTGATATTTTACCATTCTTTCCGTCAGGTTAGAGATGCTAATTGGTTTTCTAGAATGAAAATGATATTCGGAACATTCTGGTTTTATTGTTTATTCAAAATGGCtttcaaaacagatatatttatCTGCTATGAATATAATTGTTTACTCCCATTTGTAATCATCCACTATTAACAGGCAGCAAGAAAGACCTTTGGCTTTCAACGCCTCTGTTATAACAGAAAGACAAATGAATTGATTAGAGTACGAGTTTACATTCATCCTATTATTCTGCCTTTCGTCATTGCAGAGGAATAGCGTTATTGAACGGAATGATTTTGTGAAAGAAAGACTCATTCCTGACGGTTCATTTACATCCATTTGTAAATAACTAACGAGGTGTGCGAGGTtaagtgctaacagagaggcgaggtaaatgcaagtcATGCTTACATACAAGcacttgagagcaagaatgtcacacaaATTCAAACTATCTATAATATGCGAGGGTCTCGAGGaaatgctaacagagaggcgagatgaatgcgagTCATGTTTATTCAGCAGATAACGAGCTTGTATACACTCTTGAGaggaagaatggcacaaaaattcaagcaaagtaaaacatgctatggcaagcttaaaTGCTTTAttctgttatcagtgcgggagagagcgacagataaaaaaaaaaacagtattattagATTAaatgatcgtgtatgaaacacgtgcggtatagaGGCAATGTTATCAATACTCCTGCTGTAAGATAGAGAAAACAATTCACAAGTTCCTTCATGTCttgattgattttatttgtttttacatgATAGCTGATTGGAATAGATAGTTACTTAATAATTATCAAATTCGTATCATAGTgttaacatatatgtttatattattttgaaataataatggtcataaaattcatatttagttcaagtatatatatatatatatatatatatatatatatatacatatatatatatatatatatatatatatatatatatatatatatgtttatatatacatatatatagagagagagaaatatatatatatatatataaatatttatttatatatattatataaattcttatatataaatctgtaatatatatatatatatatatatatatatatatatatatatatatatatatacacagcatatacagtatatatgtgtatatatgtatagtcctatacacacacacacacatatatatatatatatatatatatatatatatatatatatatatatatatatccagaaaaatACTTCATTGCATTTCTCTTGATTTTGTTTACGCATATTCCTGTCGCGAAGATTGAATTAAAAAtgtatcattttcatattttcgtTTACTTTTATTACTTGCCCGATTATTATTTCAGAAATTGATGTTTAATATGTCtataataaatttggaaataaaaagatTCGTACATAgactctctcttatacacacacacacacacacacacacacatatatatatatatatatatatatatatttatatatatatatatatatatatatatatatatacatatatatatatatatagatagagagagagagagagagagagagagagagagagagagagagagagagagagagactttgaaaattaaaactattatcaCCCAAATTTATTCCACATTTTTTTGGAAATATGTCTCTTTATAGGAATTTTAAAAAATGGCCttttaataaaaatatgttttattaattatattcgataaataaaaaataatctataaatttgCAATCAGGTTCATTAAGCATAAGAGGGTGCTGGGTTGTACTGaggctctccctcgtaagtgacctcagccacgaaacccgagtccccgttgacgttgtaggacaccttctgcaggcgaccgtcgggaaggagcacgtagtaggatccctgagtgtcgtagccatcacgggcttcctggtggccgaagtcgttgcccgagtagtcgtccttgacggcgtagttgaagtcgtacttgGCTGGTTCCTGTCAAGGGAAAACAATTTCCAATCAAATGTTATAACAATGATTTTggatttgattaatttgatttgtactttcaaaattattatgaattTAGAGTTTATCAACTTTTTCTACGATTTCAatttaggagatatctattttaatgctgttactgttcttaaaatattttattttccttgttacctttccacagtgggctattttcccttttggggcccctgggcttatagtattctacttttccaacttgggttgtaacttagcaattaataataataataataataataataataactgacctcGTGAGATGGAGGAGGGGCGTATCCATACTGGGGCTGGGAGGGGCCACCAAAGACAGCAGCCACAAGGGACAACAACAAACAAAGCTGTCAGGAAGAAAACAACAGTGAATAAAAAATGCTGTTCCGATGGAGTAATGGAAGTTAAACCTTCCATTGAAAGGGGCGTTCTTGTAATTAGTTCAATCTCATCTGCAGTTTCAGTATAATTACTCAAACTAAACTGGTACAGAGATTGAAACTGCATTTCAATGTGATAGTTACTAAGCCATAAAAGTAAGCCTGGATGAAAGGGGAAAACTATATGTACAGGGCACATCCAAGATATGATATACAATAATTTTCAAACGGAAATCAAATCGATTAGAACCTGCATGAAGAAATAATCCTATTTaaactgtcttggtttagagttctcttgcttgagggtacactcgggcacactattctatctaatttctcttcctcttgatttgttataggtgttatagtttgtataggatatatttattttaatgttgttacttttcttaaaatattttatttatccttatttcctttcctcacttgactactttccctattggggccccttggcttatagcatcctggttttccaactagggttgtaccttaccaagtagtagtaataataataataataataataatgataataattattataataataataattataatgataataataataatcgtctgaAGCGTTTTACCTTAGCGATCATGGTGAGTCTGTGGAGTGGAGTGCGATGATACAGACTTTGAACGCGGCGATATATATAGGTCTAGTACAAGACGAAGAGAGAGGAGCCTCTTGTGGCTGCAGGAGAAAGGTCCTCCCTCCCAAAGACGTTCTTCGCTGTCACAACGCCCATCATCTGTCCTTGACATTCCCTTTCCTTTGCTCGTGGTCTGGCGAGAAGAGAGAATGGGATCTCTGGCTTACCaataacgcattattattattattattattattattattattagctcagctacaaccctagtcagaaaagcatgacgctataagctcaaggactcgaacagggaagaatagcccagtgaggaaagttgctTTGCTTAAGATTTGATTTTTAGTATTCTCTCAAACTGCCTGGATAGCTAACCATTGTTGAAGGAaaaatatgcagtatgtatatatgtatatatatatatatatatatatatatatatatatatatgtatatatatatgtatatacatattttctttatcgCCTACTGTATAGAAGCTAATATAAGAACTTATCTCACTATCAAGTGAAGAATACATTGGAATATCATGTTCACAATTACCATTATTAAGTCTATGTATTTCGGATTCGTATGTTGGTCTGAGTCAACATACAGAAAAGTCTttcagatatgtatgtgtatatatatatatatatatatatatatatatatatatatgtatatatatataccgtatatatatatatatatatatatatatatatatatgtgtgtgtttgtatatatatatttatatatataaatttatatatatatatatatatataaatgtctatgtatacatacatatatatatatacatacatatatataggggttggaggagatatatatatatatatatatatatatatatatatatatatatataaatatatacatatacatatatatgtatatatatatatataggcgttggaggagaatatatatatatatatgtatatatatatatatatatatatatatatatatatatatatatatatgcacacaaacacacacgcctacctcatcatcatcagctgttagtagtccactgcagtacatagacctcagacatgtccttttgcttgcatctgtttatgatctttctatgccagtccatacccataagctttcttagttcatcaatccatcgtcttttatcttcctttccttgcttcgtttgcaatgtcTATGGACcctttttgttattgttaattttcatcttttttctgcccatgtccatttatttcccttacatgttgttagaatatcctcttcttcagTTTGCTCTTTTATCTATGgtgtttttttctgtctctttgtgttattcttattattactcttTCCATAATTACTTGagctgtaaatagcttatgttccgtggctttagtaaggctccaagtttctgatgcatatgttaataaagttaatgctggtaggatcagtattgtatatatatatatatatatatacatatatatgtacacacacacacacatatatatatatacatatatatatatatgtacatatatatacatatatatatatatatatgtatatatatataaatatatatatatacatatatatatacatatatatatatatatatatatatatatgcatatatacatataaatatgaatttctACTTTAATCAGAACTAAtcctcagaactctctctctctctctctctctctctctctctctctctctctctctctctctctctatcgagatTTCTTAACTAAAAATCCCTACCATTATTATCTCTTAGATTCTTGGCAAACAAAGCCAATTTGGTGCACCTTGAAAACGTATAACGAATCTCTCGTATTTCGCCAATTGTCACTCCTTAGGTTTTCatttgattttcatatattttgcaaGCAACATTTCCTTTTGTCACCTTTTACCTTTATActtgcagcagagagagagagagagagagagagagagagagagagagagagagagagagagagagagagagagagagagagtgagagagagaggaaatgatttCCATAGTTCAAGGCcatattgtttgatttttattcccatttttcttatagataagatttaaattttcatttatcacAGATTTCTTTTTaccccaatttatttatttttattcgttatatttaatgtctattttattttattaatttattaaagattaatataaatgtccttataagatttaaatttctacttATCACAGATATTCACCCCAATTTATCTATTTTATccgttatatttgatatatattttatttgattaatttattcaagattaatataaatatcctttttataagatTTAAATATTTACTTATTACAGATTATTACCCCAATTAATTTATCTTTCTGcgttatatttaatgtatattttattttaatttatttaagaTTAATATAAACGATAAtttttcttcccgatgttaatcgggccagctttataagagtcgagtttgactcatttggctggttaatttcctccttttaataatagtaataataataataataataataataataataataataataataataatgatgataataataataataataataataatagtaactcccTTTCTTTTTTTCATCACACTCAGTCAAGTAATTGTATTATGAATAATGATTAATGTTTTGTTCTTCAAATGTTGAGGTTGTCAAACTGATAGTGGAGACATCCTCTGAGCGTTGTGACAATTTGTCTTCCTTCCATTTCATTccctttaagattattattattattattattattattattattattattattattattattattattattattattattatcatcacttgcttggctacaaccctagatggaaaagcaggctgctataaacccagggctccaacagggaaaatagcccggttaggaaaggaaagagggaaagataagataattcaagaacagtaacaacattagaataaatatttcctacataaactataaaaactaacaaaacaagaggaagaaaaataagacagagtagtgtaccctcaagcaagagaaatccaactcaagacagtggaagaccatggtacagaggctatgacactacccaagaatagagaacagtggtttgactttggagtatccttctagaaaagccgcttaccatggctaaagagtctcttccacccttagcaagaggtgaatagccactgaacaattacagttaacaccttgagtgaagaagaatcgttttgAAAGGATTCGGACCCTTGTTCTATGAATAAGATTTAGAGAAAGAAAGAGGCGACAACATCGGAGTTAGCATGCAATTGTGTTCATTTTCTAATATTCTGGCTCATTTGCATAGACGGCTGTAATATGATGGTTGTAATGAGTATGATGATAAAAGGGATGAAAAGTAGTACGGAAAGCAAGGGATCATCTATAATTGTATGAGAGTAATTAAAACGGATTTTATTGATGGCAAAACATGCAAATAACAAATagcgaaaaatattttctttatttcttaactTTTCCTTTCAACGTTAGAAGGTAAACAGGTGACTTTGCATAATGAAACACAAATCAATTTTTGTCGATTCTGCTTCAATCTGTGCTTTTTTGAAGGAGATCCTTGTGTCTCTCCATTCTCGAGGAGATCCTTGTGTCTCTCCTTTCTCGAGGAGATCCTTGTCTCTCTTCTTTCTCGAGGAGATCCTTGTGCTCTCCTTCCTCGAGGAGATCCTAGTGTCTCTCCTTTCCAAAGCAATAACAACGATAATCCAGTTCTAAGTAGAAATATGTAGCACACGAGTTCTTATATTTCATCGGCAAATTTAAACACGAATATTTTAGGTTTGCTTAAGAGAATTTCTGAGCTGTGGATAATTTCATGTTTATTGATTAGGTTTTCAGCATCAAAATATTCGCGCCATTCCGATAAGTCGAAGGAATAAGATAAGAATTTATAGTGTGGTAAATCATTCAAGTATTGcgaaagttttattttattgacACAATATTCCTGGGTTATCCATGAACTGAGCAGGATATGACGTCTATGGATATctgtcaattaattttttttcttttatatttcatacttTAATTTGCAACATAGTTCATGCATGTTAGCTAATCTCAGCTTCATTTCCACGTAATCTGGTTTCTTTAcggaaaataaatatattgcacATATTTTCTAATTAGCTAAATAGCATATCATTTTTCAATTTTGAATTGTGGTATTTTGctacaaaaagacaaaagtgtTTTGTTAAGGcagaatttattaaatatattcaataaataaactgtaatttgTTAACTGGTGACTAAACTCAAGCATAAGAGGGCGCTGGATTGTACTGaggctctccctcgtaagtgacctcagccacgaaacccgagtccccgttgacgttgtaggacaccttctgcaggcgaccgtcgggaaggagcacgtagtaggatccctgagtgtcgtagccatcccgggcttcctggtggccgaagtcgttgcccgagtagtcgtccttgacggcgtagttgaagtcgtacttgGCTGGTTCCTGTCAGTTTACGAAAATATTATTCAATGAATACCTTAAACTCCTCTCTGTTACCCTTTCAATTGTTTTGAAGTTATGAATAATGACGTTATCTgattattttaatttgtaactgaccTCGTGAGATGGAGGAGGGGCGTATCCATACTGGGGCTGGGAGGGGGCACCAAACACGGCAGCCACAAGGGCCAAAGACAAGCAAACCTGACAGGAATGGAACATGATTAGTGTCAAAACTGATAATGGTCATGGTTTCATGAACCGTAACTGCTTCATTAATGTAGACTCCTTTCAGTTAAGTATATCACTTATATAGTTCCTGCATGGTTATTATACAAGAATTAAATATGAAGCATCGTAATCACTTATCTATGATTGAATAGTTATTAATGAAACTTctttaaaattatatcttattgCTGTGAGATGCTTTCACAGAAACAAGCTATGTCATATTCCAAAAATAAATAGTTTACTTTGCTTCACCTTAGCGATCATGATGAGTTCTCTGAATGGGATATGATAGAACACAGCTGCAAGATGGTCTTATATATACGTGAAGTCGGAGAAGGAGGAGTCATGACTCACTTGGATTACTGGAGAAAGGTCCTCCCAGAGAACTTAAGACCTTCCCTTACTCCACCCATCTGTCCTTGACACTGCCGGAGCACACAGCCCAAAAGTGGAATCATTCTGGGACTACATAACGAGCTTAGTCTTTGGATATTTGTGGACGTATTATGGGACAATATTGCATACATTTATAACAGTCTCTAAgtgctattttcattttattttgtgatATTAATATTTGCTTGTCTTCACGAGGCGTGTCCGGATGGCTATTACTGTTATCTTCTATCTTCAAGATGTTGATTGGTTCGAACCTAAAGTCTACTAATTTGTCGTATTCACATGAAAGCCTTTCCCTTCTCGTATCATTGTGCATATTATAGGTATTTTAATACTTTATACAGATTATACTTATTAATCTGgatcttttcttatatttatacTTTCTCTTGTTCGGAGGCACCAGtcaggtattaactgataagcggagttaatgtaactgactttatttccatatatatatatatatatatatatatataaatatatatatatatgtatatatatgtatatatatatatatatatatatatatatatatatatacatacatatacacacagaaataCCGTTAAAGTTTACACTCCTAATCCCTTATGACTAAATTCCCAACATTTCTTGATAACGATTT
The window above is part of the Palaemon carinicauda isolate YSFRI2023 chromosome 11, ASM3689809v2, whole genome shotgun sequence genome. Proteins encoded here:
- the LOC137649902 gene encoding pro-resilin-like; protein product: MIAKLCLLLSLVAAVFGGPSQPQYGYAPPPSHEEPAKYDFNYAVKDDYSGNDFGHQEKVSYNVNGDSGFVAEVTYEGEPQYNPAPSYA
- the LOC137649591 gene encoding pro-resilin-like, coding for MIAKVCLSLALVAAVFGAPSQPQYGYAPPPSHEEPAKYDFNYAVKDDYSGNDFGHQEARDGYDTQGSYYVLLPDGRLQKVSYNVNGDSGFVAEVTYEGEPQYNPAPSYA